The following proteins are encoded in a genomic region of Zea mays cultivar B73 chromosome 9, Zm-B73-REFERENCE-NAM-5.0, whole genome shotgun sequence:
- the LOC100501686 gene encoding Amino acid permease 6, which translates to MTQQDVEMAARHGTGADGAGFYPQPRNGAGGETLDDDGKKKRTGTVWTASAHIITAVIGSGVLSLAWSTAQLGWVVGPLTLMIFALITYYTSSLLADCYRSGDQLTGKRNYTYMDAVAAYLGRWQVLSCGVFQYVNLVGTAVGYTITASISAAAVHKANCFHNKGHAADCSTYDTMYMVVFGIVQIFFSQLPNFSDLSWLSIVAAIMSFSYSSIAVGLSLARTISGRSGTTTLTGTEIGVDVDSAQKVWLALQALGNIAFAYSYSMILIEIQDTVKSPPAENKTMKKATLMGVTTTTAFYMLAGCLGYSAFGNAAPGNILTGFGFYEPYWLIDFANVCIVVHLVGAYQVFSQPIFAALETAAAKRWPNARFVTREHPLVAGRFHVNLLRLTWRTAFVVVSTVLAIVLPFFNDILGFLGAIGFWPLTVYYPVEMYIRQRRIQKYTSRWVALQLLSFLCFLVSLASAVASIEGVTESLKHYVPFKTKS; encoded by the exons GAACGGTATGGACGGCAAGCGCGCACATCATCACAGCCGTCATCGGCTCCGGCGTGCTCTCCCTCGCCTGGTCGACTGCACAGCTGGGCTGGGTCGTGGGGCCGCTCACCCTGATGATCTTTGCCTTGATCACGTACTACACCTCTAGCCTTCTTGCTGACTGCTACCGCAGCGGCGATCAGCTCACCGGCAAGAGGAACTACACCTACATGGACGCTGTTGCCGCGTACCTGG GTCGATGGCAAGTCCTGTCCTGTGGTGTTTTCCAGTATGTTAACTTGGTTGGAACTGCCGTTGGGTATACAATTACAGCGTCCATCAGTGCAGC GGCCGTGCACAAGGCAAACTGCTTCCACAACAAGGGCCACGCGGCCGACTGCAGCACCTACGACACCATGTACATGGTCGTATTTGGGATCGTTCAGATCTTCTTCTCTCAGCTCCCTAACTTCAGCGACCTTTCGTGGCTGTCCATCGTCGCCGCCATCATGTCGTTCTCTTACTCCAGCATCGCCGTCGGCCTCTCGTTGGCGCGGACCATTTCAG GCCGTAGTGGTACGACCACTCTGACCGGCACTGAGATCGGAGTCGACGTTGATTCAGCCCAGAAGGTCTGGCTCGCGCTTCAAGCTCTTGGCAACATCGCGTTCGCTTACTCCTACTCCATGATTCTCATCGAAATCCAA GACACGGTGAAGTCTCCTCCAGCCGAGAACAAGACGATGAAGAAGGCGACGCTGATGGGCGTGACGACCACCACGGCGTTCTACATGCTTGCTGGCTGCCTCGGGTACTCGGCATTCGGGAACGCGGCGCCAGGGAACATCCTGACCGGGTTCGGCTTCTACGAGCCCTACTGGCTGATCGACTTCGCCAACGTCTGCATCGTGGTGCACCTGGTGGGCGcgtaccaggtcttctcccagcccaTCTTCGCGGCCTTGGAGACGGCGGCCGCCAAGCGCTGGCCGAACGCCAGGTTCGTCACGCGCGAGCACCCCCTCGTGGCCGGCAGGTTCCACGTCAACCTGCTCAGGCTGACGTGGAGGACGGCGTTCGTGGTGGTGAGCACGGTGCTCGCCATCGTGTTGCCCTTCTTCAACGATATCCTGGGCTTCCTCGGCGCCATCGGCTTCTGGCCGCTCACCGTGTACTACCCAGTGGAGATGTACATCCGGCAGCGGCGTATACAGAAGTACACCAGCAGGTGGGTGGCGCTGCAGCTGCTCAGCTTCCTGTGCTTCCTGGTCTCGCTCGCCTCGGCGGTCGCGTCCATCGAGGGAGTCACCGAGTCGCTCAAACACTACGTTCCCTTTAAGACCAAGTCGTGA